TGATCGCCGAGGTCGCCGCGCAGGTCACCGGCCTGGACTACGACGACAGTGCGGTCGCGCACGTGCGCGCCAAGTACCCGCGGGTGCACATGGTGCAGGGCAATCTCGCCGACCTGCCCCTCGACGACGCCTCCGTCGACATCGTGGTGAACTTCCAAGTCATCGAACACCTTTGGGATCAGGCGCAGTTTCTGCGCGAATGCCTGCGGGTGCTGCGACCCGGCGGAAAACTGCTGATCTCCACGCCGAATCGGATCACCTTCTCCCCCGGGCGCGATACGCCGCTCAACCCTTTCCATACGCGTGAACTCAATGCCGCGGAGATGACCGAACTTCTCGTCGAGGCCGGTTTCTCGGTCGAATTGATGGCCGGCATCTTTCACGGGCCCGCGCTCGTCGCGCTCGACCAGAAGTGGGGCGGGTCGATCATCGACGCGCAGATCGAGCGCGCGCTGGCGGGCGAGCCCTGGCCGGCGGAGCTGGCCGCCGACGTGGCCGCCGTCAGCATCGACGATTTCGAACTGCTCGCCGACACCGAGCGCGATATCGATGCCAGCCTGGATCTGCTCGCGGTCGCGGTGAAGCAGTGAGCGAGCACGCCCCCGTGCCGGGCCAGTTCACGCTGGTCCTGCACTCACATCTGCCGTGGCTGGCGCATCACGGGCGCTGGCCGGTGGGCGAGGAGTGGCTGTACCAGTCCTGGGCGGCGTCGTATCTGCCCGTGGCCAAGGTATTGAGAAACCTTGCCGCCGAAGGC
This sequence is a window from Nocardia yunnanensis. Protein-coding genes within it:
- a CDS encoding class I SAM-dependent methyltransferase, coding for MSEAVSPVENPTDPLPLTGERTVPGIAEENYWFRRHEIAYVRMLERCAGKVVLEAGSGEGYGANMIAEVAAQVTGLDYDDSAVAHVRAKYPRVHMVQGNLADLPLDDASVDIVVNFQVIEHLWDQAQFLRECLRVLRPGGKLLISTPNRITFSPGRDTPLNPFHTRELNAAEMTELLVEAGFSVELMAGIFHGPALVALDQKWGGSIIDAQIERALAGEPWPAELAADVAAVSIDDFELLADTERDIDASLDLLAVAVKQ